The sequence TACACACACGAAGAGAGTAAAAACTCCTATGACTCCCTCCATTCGGAAACACAAGCCTGACGGGAGCGCGCACGTTtgctttcagccaatcagaagtgcTCAGGAATGGAGTCCCAGTTGTCCTGACAACGAGCGTCCATAGAAACCAAACTCTGCCGCAAAAGCAATGTAATAAAGCAAATATTACTACTCAAGTCTGTTGTTATAAAAGCACAATGCAGGACACCACTGTGCATATTAATTCAGGATGCTTGGCAACTACTCCAGTATATTACTGCCATCTAACATCTAACGTCAGGTTACTGTGCATTCTGAGTTGTGCAAAACTCCAGCCGCAAAGCAGATGCATCTAAATAGTTTAAATACATGTGGAGAAAACAGTCCCCAGACAGTGTCTCAAATACCACAACCTGAAAACTGTGAATCCTGAATTTGTGCACTTGATATTCTACGCATACCTGACTAAAATGTAAAGTCTACTACTATTGTGGTTGATCACAGACTAAGTGCAGCTTGAATTATTGATGACTTACATGATAGTCTTTGTACCAAGCTTCAAGTTTGTCCTGCAAAACACCATACGGAGATGAGTTGACCAGTCGTCGTAAAGTGTCAGCCATAGCTGCAGATCTCTGCTGTAATCCTGCTTCAGGACGTCCCAGCGCACTTAATCCAGCGCGAGACTACGCTCTTTGTATTTATACTGCTCGTAAAAGCCCACCATTCACACCCTCGACCTTCGCCGAAACCATGGACGCGCTTTCAGTTGTAGCAACGGTTTACTAGACTTCTCAGTTTGAGGAAATATAGCTGTATAAGCACAATGTGGACAGCCTAAACCTTTTTGTAACACGGCCTCTTATTATGTTACTCGGTGTCTCCGTCTGAAGGTGAAGCTCAGTTCTCAGTGATGAAATCTCACACTGTTAAGTGGGTGTCAGATGCCAAGTGCAGGAAGATCTTTATTTACATTCTCTTGAAGGACAGGTGTAATGCCTTAATTGATTTTCCATAATTTAAAGTTATATCACGTGTCAAAATTACAAGCATCTGTCCTGatctcaaattaaattaaaataaataatttctagtATTGCATTGTAACTGTTGCACGACTTCACATCCAGCAAGCGTGACCTAGTAAAACAAAGACATTGGTAAACACTAAAATAATTCACAAACGTTAAATAAATAGCATAACTGCAACACAAAACACCCAAATGCACACATAAAAGATccctttctatttaaataaataaataaacagactgtTTACACAgggaaattaaaaaaagaatgactaatttaaaacaattgtaacaatattttactgtaaaagtaGTCTGAAAATTCATagttaattcataatttaattttttgtgggaaaaaaaaaacattaatggttGTCATTcaccattgtatttttttctgttaatactaCGAACATTTTTCTTCAATGTAAACAAATtttcactaaaacaaaaaatgttttgtcattttcattttatgataTGCTCTACTACTTTCCTTATACGGCGAGTCACAACCGTCTATGCTCATCATAACTGGCTCTTTATAGCGGAGGAACAAACCACCTCACATAGTTAGTGTGCTCCCTTAAAAATAACTCATTTCTTCAACACTAGCATATATTTATGGAAAATGTCATTCTACATTTCCTTTAGCCAGGATTGAAGTGAATCAAGGTTTGTCAGTTTGGAACTATTGTTTGTATAACGGTTCCCTCGCGGTGGTTTCTCCTCTCCTGTGTGTGAAGCTGTCAGTGCTGGtctggagagagagggagggtcaACATGGCGTCGGAGCAGGTCTGTTTTCAATGTGAATTGTGAATGTTTTCCTTTTACAGTGCTTTTCAAGCGATTTTGAGCGTTAAAACGAGCGATGTATAGTAACTTTAAGATTGTAACGATGTCTATGTCGATGTATGTGAATGAATAACGACCATCTGCGCAATATATGCCCAGTCCGTTTATGGAAAAATTGACTCATTATTGCAGGGTTAGAGTTTGCTGTGGATATAACGTTACTGGAGGGTGATGCTTTGGagctttaaaataaaaccattccCTCGTGTACAGAGGAAAGGGCTGCGTGTCATTTATTTTTAGGCAGACACAGTCAGACACACGGACTCTTCTGCTGCATTCCTGAAGACAGCAACACTGCTTTCTTTTTTAGCCGCCACACTTAGCACGAAAGTGCGTATTGTTAATTAATGTGTAGTCTTCGTTAAATCTTCGTTAAAGCATTTAGCTGAGGAAAAAGAGAAATTGTTGTAATAGGATGAGATTTATGTTATTTTCTGCATATTCCCACATCGGACAATCAGACTCCCTTGTACCGAAAGTAACTCAGGTTAAAAGTCAATTTCCACTATTTAAGTGCTCTATGCAAAATTGtatatactaatatacattatTAAGTACTGAGAAtatgaagtattattattaaacactgtGATACTGGTCCCAAAAGTATTACAGCATGTAAGACATGTTTAAAACTAACATTGAGttacatgtttaaatataaatgattaaaatataataaaatattaaactaaaatgatATTTATTCTAAGCATATTCAAAATAGATATGCTTATAATTAAATGATACAAcgtgttaaaatgttattatataaaagATACGTgctgtttaaatttaaattaaaaagtgttttgaCATTGTGTGGTTGTCAATCATTAGTGAACATGATAAATGTATCTATATAGTTAGTTATTATGCCATtacacctgtgtgaacttgaggaTAACTGAGTTCATGTATCTGCTAAAAATTAACCTTGAAAACAGTTGGTTGAATGTATTTGGAATAGAAATactcagaaaaatgtaaaattttaagtgtggcttaagtATATAGGCTCCCCttattaattgtaattgttattttGCAAATCATTTAAGTAAAGCTATCTGAGTACTGCTATATTTTTGAGGGGTTCTTGTTTGGTAATCATAGTAAATGTGCAGtaacagaaaataattgtacCAACTAATGTACCATCTTATTTTTCCTCATATCCAAAGGAAATCCCAAATGCACCGGTGAAGAAGTCTATGAGGGAGAAGGCTATCGAGCGCAGATCAGTTAATAAAGAGCACAACAGTAATTTTAGGGCTGGATATATTCCGATTGAAGAGGAGAGACTTCACAAAACAGGACTGAGGGGTCGCAAGGGCATCATTGCCATTGGCATAATCATCCTCCTTTTTCTGCTTGCACTCATCAACCTCATTGTGAGTTTACTGGTTCTTTGTTGGGTCTGTGATACTTAAATGATAGGATATACTATCGttttatactatatttaaaattagcatcaaatcattttttggaaaatatcatgtaatttgAGTTACATCTCTACTGCTCACCGAATACAGAGAGTGTTATACATTATCTGTGTTTTCTAGATAACGCTGGTGATATGGACAGTGATACGGATAGGTCCTGGAGGTTGTGAAAGTATGGAGTTTCATGAGAGTGGACTGCTACGCTTCAAACAGAAGGCTGATATGGGCGTGATCCATCCACTACACAAGAGCACAGTGGGCGGCAGGAAGGACCAGGACCTCGTCATTACTGGCAACAATAACCCAGTCAGTCAGCATAGAATCTGACTTCCTTTCAACAAGTCTGTGTGCTCTGAGTGATGACTTGAGAAAGTGTATTGATTTAAGTGTTCTTTGTGTGAGTTACAGGTGGTGTTCCAGCAGGGCAACACCAAACTGAGCGTAGAGGAAGATAAGACGTCTGTCGTCAGCGACTTGGGCATCTCCTTCACTGACCCCCGCACTCAGAAGACTTTCTTTAGCACTGACTTTGACACCCACGAGTTCCACCTGCCCAAAGAGGTCAAGGTTCTCAACGTGAAGAAAGCCTCTACTGAGAGAGTGAGCAACAGACCTGACTCAATAATTGAGTCGAATTTTCATCACACCGCATACATCCCTTACATGTCAGGACAAATCTTATCTATGAAAAGTGTTAATATGAGATTTATGATCGTCTTAATCTACGTCTTTTGATTAGTCAAGCCTGAGGTGTGTTTGTACAGTGACTCACTGCCATCTTTTGCAGATCACCAGCAATGCGTCATCTGACCTCACTATCAAAGGTGACGGGAAGGCCATTATTCGTGGCAACGAGGGAGTTTACATCATGGGCAAAACTGTGGAGTTCAGCGTGGGTGGGGACATTGAGCTAAAAGCAGTAAGTAGTTAAAAGCgttgaaatgttttccttaaatttGTATATGCAAGTCAACTTAATTGTAATACTTTTCTAGGAATGTCAAACaattggatgtgattaatcacatccaaagtaaaagtttgtgtttgcataatacatgtgtttactgtgtataattattgtgtgtatatataaatacatacacatacatgcagtGTTTGTCCCCTGGCATATTAGGGGGTGGCccgtaatatattacattattttctctacaggtaaataatataaaatgtacctATAGATACCTTTGttcttttattaaacaaactaaatAGCATTatgttatttatcttatttaaacGACGGAATGTCATTCCTGTCTCAACATTATATGGTCACACTCTCTGCATCGTGCACAGCGGAGTTCTCCagatgcgcgcacacacacacacacacacacaatacatgaacaacatctacatAACCTGtgcctccttgtgcaaggtgtcaatggtcatattttggacaactgtcatgtcagcagtcttccccatgattgtgtagtctacagaactagactgagagaacatttaaaggcctttgcaggtgtttttgagTTCATTAGCTGATTAGATTGTAGCatccaggtgtcttcaatattgaaccttttcacaatattcacattttctgagatactgaatttgagattttccttagttatcagttataatcatcaaaattaaaagaaataaacattttaaatataccaGTCTGTGTTTAATaagtgaatataatatacaagtttcatattttgaatgaaattagtgaaaCAAATCAGCTATGATGATTTAaagatgatattctaattatatgaccagcacctgtatataatcTAAACATAAATAAGAGTGTGTGAatgttgttttttctattttgtgtGCAGGAAAACAGCATTATTCTGAATGGCTCAGTAATGTTCAGTCCTTCACGTATACCGAACTCCTCATCAGGAGGACACCTGTACTTCAATGAAGGGCTGGAGAGGTATAAACTTTGCATGTGTGCAGACGGGACACTGTTCAGAGTGCAGGTCAAATACCCCAACATGGGCTGCCAAACATCCGACAATCCGTGTGGAGCAGCACACTAATGAAAGAGAAAGGAATACCACTGGAAAACACATACAGATGCTCATTAATGCCTTCATATGGATATTTagtgtgaactgccaaaatataCAAAGAtggaaatgtttagttttttattttctgaaaaactggataataattataatattagtgTATACACATGCAATACACAAAAAATGCACACTATCTGCCCTCACACTCCCACCCACCAGGATAGTTATTTTCTACAAACCCACTCAGCTTTATTAGAGTtctaagaacacacacacacacatacctctaTGATGATAATGGCTCCCTTATAACCATAAATCCGACCCAGCACAAACAGTACTCTTTTCTTTTATGGCTGAGAGCTCTCTGTGCATTGTCATTGGCTCACCTCAGTGTTTTACAGCCTTTAAGCTTTCTGCTTTCAGCCTTCATTGCATGTgctttttatattgtattgtagCAGAGTTATTGAGTCCAGTGATTTCTGAGCAATATTATTACTCTCTTTTACGATCCCCTCCTGTCATTAATAACCATCAAATGGGCACATAAAAAGAGGGGTGTTGTTTGACTGATACAAGTGTTAAAATAGTTTGTCTGTTATAAACCTTTCTCCATTCTTTGGTCTGAAAGTCTAGTGCTACATGGCCAATGTGACTTTAGAAGAGGGGATTTAAAGTGGCCAATACTATTCAACAGCTCAGATGTCATTAAGATTTTTTCAGGGTTGGTTTTTATAACACAAATGTTTACTTGGTCATGATTttgcctttttcttttgtttgttttttgtttttatctacaCTGCAGCAGGATCAGCAAAACAACTGCATTTTATATAAGTAACACTAAAAGTCTGATCCTAAAACAGTGGATAGGGATGCATCACCATGGAGCATATTTTCAAGGCTTGTATTATAGTGCCCAATCACCCTCTTAATGAGAAATTACTATGAAACATTCAGAGGTGTGTACCAGTGTGTTATCTTTTAATAAGATAAAAACAGGAAACTTCTATGATATATAATTGAGTTACCTGAGTGTGATATGTTGTGCAATTTAACCTTCTTGGCCTAGTTCATCTGGGTACATGTGTggtatttattgttatttctgaACACAGTATTATTGTGATGTCCAAACTAAAAATCTTAAGAGACTGTCAGATGTGGCTTTCTTTTCCGCCCTCTATAATGGATTAGTCTGTTAATCTGAAACCATCTGATTATCTGTGGTTTTAGATCTTTTCAACATTGTCAGAAGGGcaagtcacaaaaaaaaatgctttcatattgcagtgttttgttaataaatgcaaatgcggtttttgattgaaaaaaaaaactgtgtattgTGATTGTGGGACTTGGGACTGTTAGATGCATTCATCTCAACAATAACAAATACAGCTGCTAACATATATCATGTGACAACTGAGTTAAGATAATTCAATTATTTGTCAATTATTAATTTTGGTCAATAATCTA comes from Carassius auratus strain Wakin unplaced genomic scaffold, ASM336829v1 scaf_tig00033131, whole genome shotgun sequence and encodes:
- the LOC113081112 gene encoding beta-sarcoglycan, which codes for MASEQEIPNAPVKKSMREKAIERRSVNKEHNSNFRAGYIPIEEERLHKTGLRGRKGIIAIGIIILLFLLALINLIITLVIWTVIRIGPGGCESMEFHESGLLRFKQKADMGVIHPLHKSTVGGRKDQDLVITGNNNPVVFQQGNTKLSVEEDKTSVVSDLGISFTDPRTQKTFFSTDFDTHEFHLPKEVKVLNVKKASTERITSNASSDLTIKGDGKAIIRGNEGVYIMGKTVEFSVGGDIELKAENSIILNGSVMFSPSRIPNSSSGGHLYFNEGLERYKLCMCADGTLFRVQVKYPNMGCQTSDNPCGAAH